In the Pedobacter cryoconitis genome, AACCAGGCAAATGGTGGATGAGGAATATTTATACCATTTCAAAAAGAATATATTTTTCATCAATACGGCCAGAGGTGAGATTGTGAATACGAAAGCAGTATTGGCAGCGATTAAATCCGGGAAGATATTGGGCGCCGGACTGGATGTACTGGAAGTTGAAAAATTCCCGGCATTGGCAGAACAGGACTGGTTTACTGAACTGAAAGAATCTGAAAAAGTTATTTTGACGCCACATGTTGGTGGATGGACTTTTGATTCGTACAGGAAAATTTCTGAGGTGCTTGCTGATAAGCTGGAGCAGATTTAGGGTAAAAGTATATTTTATGTTAGACCCGGTTGTGTAAATGACCGGGTTTTTTATTGCCTGAAATGTTTTGCTTTGAACTTAAATATTATCTTTATCACCAAACGCATCATTCATGGAGTTTCTTTACATCATCTTACTGGTTGTCATCATTGTGATGATTGCCACAACTAAAAGCAGTCTGAACGATAGGGTCGGGCGGCTTGAATACCGGATTTTTGAATTTCAGGAGCTTTTAAAGCAAAGCAGGCCCGGTTATGTTCCACCAGTAAGTACTGCAGAGGAATCAGAACCACAAGAAATGCGGCCGGTAGACTGGGGCGCAACGCAATTTCAAGCACCCGCAATTCCATTTGTTCCGCCACCCTATAAGACTAAAAAAGATCTTCATCCTGATCCTTTACGCGATTTTATACCTAAACCTGTTCAGGAAGAAACTCAGGAAGCAGTTGTTCCTGAAGAAAAAATACAACAGCCAGAGGCCGTTCATGAACCAGAATTTGTTCAGGATACACAGGCTAATATTTACAATGAACACTTAGCTGAAGAAAATACACCGCCATCGGTTCAACAACCTGTTCACCGCGAGCCCGCAGCACCAGAACTTTCCTTCTTTGAGAAACATCCTGACCTGGAAAAATTCATTGGAGAGAATCTGATCAATAAAATCGGGATTGCGATACTGGTACTGGCTATCGGTTACTTTGTGAAATTTGCAATTGACAGCAACTGGATAGGCCCGGTAGGCCGCGTTGGGATTGGTGTACTTTGCGGTGGTATCTTAATTGGTATCGCACACTGGATGCGTAATTCTTACAAAGCATTCAGCTCTGTTTTAGTAGGGGGAGGGATTGCAGTTTTATATTTTACCATTACGCTTGCTTTTCACCAATTTCAGCTGTTCAATCAAACCACATCCTTCATTATTCTGATCGGGATAACTTGTTTTGCCGTCGCGCTTTCACTGCTCTACGACCGGCAGGAAGTGGCTGTTATTGCTTTAGTAGGTGGTTTAACCAGTCCATTAATGGTCAGTACTGGTCATGCTAATTATCATGGTTTGTTTATTTACCTGGTGATCCTCAATGCAGGACTGCTGGTAATTGCTTACCGCAAATCGTGGCGTATCCTTAATGTTTCAACCTTTGTACTCACAATACTCATGTTTTCGGCAAGTCTGTTTAGCATGCCGGCCACGAGTTATGGAATCGGATTTTTATACGCCAGTATTTTATACCTGCTTTTCTTTGGAATTAATGTGGCTTATAATGTCAGGGAGAATAAAACATTTATCGGCTCAGATTTTACCATTCTGCTGGCCAATACGGCGCTATACTTTGGTGCAGGTTTATTCTTGCTGACCGGAATGCATCAGGAGCAGTTCAGAGGGCTTTTTGCGGTAAGTTTAGCTGTGATCAACTTACTGTTATCTTACTTGCTGTTCAGGAATAAAAAGGTGGATACCAATGTGCTTTACCTGCTGATTGGGATTACGCTGACCTTTATATCCGTTGCCGGCCCAATACAATTGCATGGCCATTATATTACGTTATTCTGGGCAGCAGAAACGGTATTGCTTTACTGGCTTTATCAAAAATCGCGGATCTATTTAATGCAGCTGGCTTCGCAAATCATCTGGGCATTGATGCTGCTAAGTTTATTTATGGACTGGGCCGCAATTTATGGTGATTCAGCAATAGCAGTCAATGTACTGATCAACAAAGGGTTTATTACTACATTATTTGCTGCAGTCAGTTCTTACTTATTATACGTTCTTTACCAAAAGCCAGACGTTGAAGGAAAAACCCAAAACGGTGATATCTTAAATCCTGTATTTATTAAATATACAGCTATTGTACTGCTGTTTTTAAGCGGACTGCTGGAAGTTAACCACCAATTCTCAAACCGGTTCCCCCATACTTCTTTAAATAATGTATATGTAATCTTGTATGCCTCAGTATTCCTTTACATTTATCTGTTTTTAGGAAAAAAAAGAGAATCAATCCGGTTAAACTGGAGAATAAGTGCCATCCTGATCAGTACTTGTATTGCCGTTTATCTGTTCTTTATGGTTGGATTTTTCGATCTGCAGGAAGCTATGCTCGTTCGTCAGGAAGTCGCATCATTTCATTTTATAGCCCATTGGATTGGCGCAGTATTTATCGGATTATTGTTTCACCATCTGATCCTGATCGCCAGAACTTTACTGCCAGAAACCTGGAAGAAAATAGCAGCCTGGGCTTTGGCAGGTTCAATGGTGCTGTTCTTAAGTCTGGAAGTCAGCTTAATCAGCAATGTGTTGTTTTATTCAGCTAACAACCCAATCAGCAATGTAGAAACGATTTATATTAAAACAGGGCTTCCGGTATTATGGGGATTAGCATCCTTTGCGATGATGTGGCTGGGCATGCGTCATAAATACCTTACACTGCGTATTATTTCGCTCAGCCTGTTTGCGCTTACTTTAGTAAAGCTATTTGTATTTGACATCAGCAATATCCCGCCTGCAGGTAAAATTGCAGCATTCTTCTTCCTTGGGGTCATATTGCTGATCATTTCGTTTATGTACCAAAAGGTTAAAAAAATCATTGCCGCAGATGAACCCCATAAAGATGAATAGACAGCTTTTTTTAACGCTGACCCTTTTACTGAGTGTTTTTAGTGTATTCGCACAGCAAACATTCAAGTACCAGGCGAAACTGCCGAAAGTAGAAACAGACGGGTTTTACCGGGTTGATTTAAGTCCTGAACTCATTGCCGGGGCTCAGGCAAATCTTGGCGATATCCGGATATTGAATCAGAAGAAACAGTTTTCACCTTATATTTTTGGAAATCAACTGGTTTTTAAAGATCAGCGGAGTTTTATTGCTTTTCCAAAATTGAAAGCATTGGCAGAAGTAGATACTGTGACTACTTTTATCGTGGAGAATGCGGCTCACCTCACCATAAACCAATTAAGTTTGCAGTTGCGCAATGCTTCTGTTAAAAGAAATGTAAACTTATCTGGAAGTGATGATCTTAAAAAATGGTACGCCATTAAAGAGAATATATCATTAGAAGAAGCAGTTTCTGATGAGCCGGGTAATGGAACTTATCAGCAACAACTGAA is a window encoding:
- a CDS encoding DUF2339 domain-containing protein: MEFLYIILLVVIIVMIATTKSSLNDRVGRLEYRIFEFQELLKQSRPGYVPPVSTAEESEPQEMRPVDWGATQFQAPAIPFVPPPYKTKKDLHPDPLRDFIPKPVQEETQEAVVPEEKIQQPEAVHEPEFVQDTQANIYNEHLAEENTPPSVQQPVHREPAAPELSFFEKHPDLEKFIGENLINKIGIAILVLAIGYFVKFAIDSNWIGPVGRVGIGVLCGGILIGIAHWMRNSYKAFSSVLVGGGIAVLYFTITLAFHQFQLFNQTTSFIILIGITCFAVALSLLYDRQEVAVIALVGGLTSPLMVSTGHANYHGLFIYLVILNAGLLVIAYRKSWRILNVSTFVLTILMFSASLFSMPATSYGIGFLYASILYLLFFGINVAYNVRENKTFIGSDFTILLANTALYFGAGLFLLTGMHQEQFRGLFAVSLAVINLLLSYLLFRNKKVDTNVLYLLIGITLTFISVAGPIQLHGHYITLFWAAETVLLYWLYQKSRIYLMQLASQIIWALMLLSLFMDWAAIYGDSAIAVNVLINKGFITTLFAAVSSYLLYVLYQKPDVEGKTQNGDILNPVFIKYTAIVLLFLSGLLEVNHQFSNRFPHTSLNNVYVILYASVFLYIYLFLGKKRESIRLNWRISAILISTCIAVYLFFMVGFFDLQEAMLVRQEVASFHFIAHWIGAVFIGLLFHHLILIARTLLPETWKKIAAWALAGSMVLFLSLEVSLISNVLFYSANNPISNVETIYIKTGLPVLWGLASFAMMWLGMRHKYLTLRIISLSLFALTLVKLFVFDISNIPPAGKIAAFFFLGVILLIISFMYQKVKKIIAADEPHKDE